In Torulaspora delbrueckii CBS 1146 chromosome 1, complete genome, one genomic interval encodes:
- the RLI1 gene encoding Fe-S cluster-binding ribosome biosynthesis protein (similar to Saccharomyces cerevisiae RLI1 (YDR091C); ancestral locus Anc_8.227) produces the protein MSDKNARIAIVSADKCKPKKCRQECRRSCPVVKTGKLCIEVTPTSKIAFISEILCIGCGICVKKCPFGAINIINLPTNLEAHVTHRYSANSFKLHRLPTPRPGQVLGLVGTNGIGKSTALKILAGKQKPNLGRYDDPPEWQEIIRYFRGSELQNYFTKMLEDNIKAIIKPQYVDNIPRAIKGPIQKVGEILKLRMEKPEDLVKYYMKVLDLQNVMHREISQLSGGELQRFAIAMSCVQEADVYMFDEPSSYLDVKQRLNAAQIIRSLLEPTKYVISVEHDLSVLDYLSDFVCILYGVPSVYGVVTLPASVREGINIFLDGHIPSENLRFRTEALQFRLSDANDDMRDDASRAFSYPSMKRTQGDFVLNVEKGEFSDSEILVMMGENGTGKTTLIKLLAGAIAADDGQKVPKLNVSMKPQKIAPKFPGTVRQLFFKKIRGQFLNPQFQTDVVKPLRIDDIIDQEVQHLSGGELQRVAIVLSLGLPADIYLIDEPSAYLDSEQRIICSKVIRRFILHNKKTAFIVEHDFIMATYLADKVIVFDGVPSKNAHSGAPEPLLTGCNRFLKNLNVTFRRDPNSFRPRINKLDSQMDKEQKLSGNYFFLDNTGV, from the coding sequence ATGAGTGACAAGAACGCACGTATTGCCATTGTGAGCGCGGATAAGTGTAAGCCCAAGAAATGTCGTCAAGAGTGTAGACGTTCGTGTCCAGTAGTTAAAACAGGTAAGCTTTGTATTGAAGTGACGCCTACTTCTAAGATTGCATTCATTTCCGAGATTCTTTGTATTGGTTGTGGTATCTGTGTGAAGAAATGTCCGTTTGGAGCTATTAACATCATCAACCTGCCTACAAACTTGGAGGCTCATGTAACTCACCGTTACTCTGCTAACAGTTTCAAATTGCACAGATTACCAACTCCAAGACCTGGTCAGGTTCTGGGTTTAGTCGGTACTAACGGTATCGGTAAGAGTACTGCTCTGAAGATCTTGGCTGGTAAGCAAAAGCCTAACTTGGGTCGTTACGATGATCCCCCAGAGTGGCAAGAGATTATCAGATATTTCCGTGGTTCTGAGTTGCAGAACTATTTTACCAAGATGTTAGAAGATAATATCAAAGCTATCATTAAACCACAATATGTGGATAACATCCCTCGTGCAATCAAGGGTCCTATACAGAAGGTCGGTGAGATTTTAAAGTTAAGAATGGAAAAGCCAGAGGATTTGGTCAAATACTACATGAAGGTTCtggatttgcaaaatgttATGCATAGAGAAATTTCACAATTGTCTGGTGGTGAACTGCAAAGATTCGCTATCGCGATGTCCTGTGTTCAAGAAGCAGACGTTTACATGTTCGACGAACCTTCTTCGTATCTTGATGTCAAGCAACGTTTAAATGCGGCTCAGATCATTAGATCTCTACTAGAACCAACCAAATACGTTATCTCTGTCGAGCACGATTTGTCGGTCTTAGATTATCTATCAGATTTCGTCTGTATCCTGTACGGTGTTCCATCCGTTTACGGTGTGGTTACTTTGCCAGCGTCTGTTAGAGAAGGTATCAATATTTTCCTTGACGGTCACATTCCTTCTGAAAACTTGAGATTCAGAACGGAAGCTTTACAATTCAGATTGTCAGATGCTAATGACGATATGAGAGACGATGCTAGTCGTGCATTTTCGTATCCATCCATGAAGCGTACTCAAGGTGATTTCGTACTGAACGTTGAGAAGGGTGAGTTCTCCGATTCTGAAATTTTGGTTATGATGGGTGAAAATGGTACTGGTAAGACAACTTTGATTAAACTATTGGCCGGTGCAATTGCCGCCGATGACGGTCAAAAGGTTCCAAAATTGAACGTGTCTATGAAACCACAAAAGATCGCGCCAAAGTTCCCAGGTACTGTGAGGcaattgttcttcaagaaaattaGAGGTCAATTCTTGAACCCTCAATTTCAAACAGATGTCGTTAAGCCTTTGAGGATAGACGATATTATCGACCAAGAAGTGCAGCATTTGTCAGGTGgtgaattgcaaagagtCGCCATCGTTTTATCTCTGGGTCTACCTGCCGATATCTACCTGATCGATGAACCTTCCGCTTACTTGGATTCCGAACAACGTATTATCTGTTCTAAAGTTATCAGAAGATTCATCCTACACAACAAGAAGACCGCTTTCATTGTCGAGCACGATTTTATCATGGCCACTTATCTGGCTGATAAGGTCATTGTCTTTGATGGTGTTCCTTCTAAGAACGCTCACTCTGGTGCTCCAGAGCCCCTTCTAACCGGTTGTAACagattcttgaagaatttgaacgTCACTTTCAGAAGAGATCCTAACTCTTTCAGACCAAGAATCAACAAATTGG